In Helicobacter mastomyrinus, the sequence GGGCATTTAATAGAACAAATGCACTTTATCAATGGGCGCAAAGAAGGGCGAGAACTAAAATATTCGCACGAGGGCGAAGTGATTTATGATGCAAACTACAAAAACAATAAACTTCAGGGTATCGCCCTAGCCTATTACCCTAATAATATTCTTAAAAGTGAAATTTATTATGATGAGGGCAAAATCATTGGTAAGGCAAGGTGGTATCACGAGAATGGCGCACTTGCTAAAGAGGCAAACTATAATGATGATATATTAGAGGGAAAACTCATAGAGTATCATACAAATGGCAAAGTTTCACGGCAATATAATTACAGAAATGGTAAGATAGAAGGTGTAGTAAAAGCCTACTTCCCTAATGGCAAAATTGCACAAATGAGCACATATACAAATGGTGTGCAAAATGGTGAGAACAAGCAATATGATGAAAGTGGTATTGTGCGCTTAGAATCTCACTTTGCCAATGGAGACAAGATAGGAGCCGAGCGAAGTTACGATAAAAATGGCGCACTGATCACAGAGCGAGTATATAACACAGGAATACCTAAAGAAGTAAAAGTTAGCTGGTTTTATCCCAATGGGAAACTTAAAATGCAAATGCTCTATCAGGACAATCAAGCATTGTGGCAGAAAGCCTATAACGAACAAGGGGAGGTGAATGCTAAGCTTGATTGCAAGGCAGAAAATTGCCTCGCTGGTTTGGGCGAAATAAGCACACATAGTGGTTTTGCAGAATAAACCATATATGCTACAATTTTAGACATCTTTACCACCTAAGGATATGATATGAATATTGCTCTTTTGCAGCTTTTACCACTTGAGCCCAATAATGGGCGATTAAAAAAATATCTCCAAAGTTGCAAAAAACAAAAAGTGCAGATTGCGGCATTTAGCGAATATATATTTCAGCCTTTTTATAAAGAAATTACTAAAGATTCTAAAGATTTTGCAAAATCTTGTGCAAAACTCCTCTCACATTTGCATAAACTCTCTGTAAGCTATCATCTTGATATAGTCGCACCTATATTGCTTTGTGAAAAAGGTAAAGTATATAAAAGTATTGCGCTTATACAGGGTGAGAGGGTGCAATTTTATCATCAGCAAAGGCTCATAGGCTATTCGCATTGGAATGAAAGGGCATTTTTTGATAATGTCTTACCAAATTCGCCTAAAACACCCCTTGTATTTGAAAAAGAGGGTATAAAAATAGGCATTATTGCAGGATTTGAAATACATTTTGATGAAATATGGCTTAAACTAAAATCTGCAAAAGTTGATGTGGTAATAATGCCTTGTAGCAATACATTTGATTCTAAAGAACGTTGGCGTATTTTATGTCAAGCACGTGCTTTTAACAATAGTATGGTAATTTTACGTCTTAATGCTATTAATAGCCTCTCTTATGGTGGAGTAATTTGGCAATTTTATGGCGATAGTATGTTTGTCAATGCAGATGGACGTATTAAGGATAGTCTTGATAATCGAGAAGGTGTAATGCTCGTAGAGCTAGAAAAATTATATATTGAGACTATACAAAAAGAATGGGGATTTCGATAGGGCTATATCCTACAAACAAAGCAAAATATATCAAATAGCATATAAAAATATTCATTAAGTCTTTAGGATAGAATTTGGGCAATCTCTTTAGAGTGATAGCTAATAATAATGTCCGCTCCGGCTCGTTTAAAGCCTGTAAGTGTCTCAAGTAGCACTCGTTCATAATCAATAAGCCCTGCTTTTTGCGCACATTTTAGCATAGCATACTCGCCACTCACATTATACACAGCTAAGGGAAGCAAGGTATGCTCGCGTATATCGCGGACAATATCTAAATATGCAAGGGCGGGTTTCACCATTAAAATATCCGCTCCCTCCGCTTCATCAGTAAGGCTTTCTAAAATTGCCTCTCTACGATTAGCGCCATCTTGCTGATAAGAATGTCTATCGCCAAAGCTCGGTGCAGAATTAGCCACATCGCGAAATGGTCCATAATAGCCACTTGCAAATTTTGTAGAATAGCTCATAATGGGGATATGTGTGAATCCGCCTTTGTCTAAATAAGCGCGGATAGTAGCCACCATACCATCCATCATCGCACTAGGGGCTATCATATCGCCCCCGCAGCTTGCAAGTACAAGGGCTTGCTGCCCTAGAATCTCTAAAGTAGCATCATTATCAACACTATTAAGATTCTTATCAATTATGCCACAATGCCCGTGGTCCGTATATTCGCAAAAGCATAAATCAAGCGCAACAATCATTTGAGGAAAATGCTTTTTAATAGCCTTAATAGCTTTAGCAATAATACCTTTATCGCTTAGAGCCTCGCTCCCGCAGGAATCTTTATGACTTGGCAAACCAAAAAGGATTATATGATATATGCCAAGCTTCAAAAGCTCTTCACATTCTTTAAGAATATTATCAACACTCATTTGATATACATCAGGCATAGAGGGAATGGCATTTTTGATATGCTCACCCTCTATGACAAATAGCGGATAGATAAAATCATCCTTGCGCAAATGCGTCTCTCGCACTAAAGCTCTCATCGGGGCTTTGAGACGAGTGCGTTTGAATCTTCTAAACATTATTCTTCCTTTTTAAGGGGCTTGGCTTCTTGTCAATAAGACAATAGTTTTCTACCACACAATGATGAATAATAAATATATTATAGCCATTTTCGTGCTTATAGCTGAGGTTAAAATCCTGATTATCAAGGGTGTTTTTAATAATATACATACCCAATCCAAATCCTTGTGATGACGCTTTTTTAGCGTCTTTGAAATAGGGCTTGAAATAAGCTTCTAGTGGGTGGGTGAGCGGGTCCCCTTTTGAGCTTGTGTAAAGGCGGTCATTTTTTGTATATACTCTTACTTTGCCATCTTTGCTGTATTTGATAGCATTGTCAAGAAGATTTTTAAGTGCAATCGCAAACAAATCAAAATCAGCCTTAATAAGTGAATCGGGCGAATCAACTGCAATAGGGCTATTGGCGTCAATAAGTAGCATATCTTCAGCATGGACAATTAAATCAGCAAGGAGAAATTCTTGCTTGTTGATATGGTAGTTTTGGGAATTGATTTGCTCAAGCTTTGCAAATTCATTAATCAACTCATTAAGACGTGTGAAGCTGGAGGAAAGCTGCTCCCTTTGTGTAGGGTTTTCTACCATTTCAGCGACAATGCGTCCTTTTGTAATGGGGGTTTTAAGCTCGTGCATAATGGAGCGCAAAAGGAGACTGCGAGATTCATTGAGAGATTTAATTTTATTTGAGGCTTTGTAAAACTCGCGATAGAGCTCACCAATCTCATCTTTAGAAGTATTTTCTTCATCTTGTGTGCCAAAGTTACCTTCTGCAAATTGCTCTATTTGTCCTTTGAGAATCTTAAGAGGCATAAGACTTTTAAGCACAATAAAAAATACAAAAGTCAGCAGCATAATGCCAATAAGTGTGATTATATAAAAATCTTCATAAGTTTTACGTGAATTGTCTTTATAGAGTGTTGTTTCATCATTGGTTTCTAGGAGGATATAGATACCATCTCGAGTATTGATAGCTTTAGCAAAAATACCATCAAAGCCGTAAGGAATCTTATTGATTTCTTGTAAAACCTTCTTAATCTCCTCTTCTTCTACGGGGATAAATTGTATATTTTCTAAATATTGTTTAATCGTGTTGAGATTGCCCCCATATTGCATGATTTCGTTAATGGTGGCTGTAAATTGTTTATAGCGGAGCTCAGAACGGAGATTTTCATTCTCAATATGATCTTCAATAAAATAATATGAGATAGCAAAAAAGCTAAGTAAAGCACATAAAAATAAAACAATAATTTTAAAAAAAATAGAATGTCGAATTTTCAGCATAAGATGCCTTATGCTTCAAGTTTGTAGCCTACACCACGCACAGAGATAATGTATTGTGGTTGCTTGGGGTTTTCCTCTATCTTAGAGCGCAAACGCCCAATGATAACATCAATGCTCTTATTGGAGCTTTCTGGATTGATTGATTCAGATTCTATGGCGATTGCTTCACGTGAGAATACGTGTCCCTTTTTACTAATAAGCAATGTGAGAATCTCATATTCTGCGCGAGTTAATTCAAGTTTTTTGTCTTTAAAGAAAACTTGACGACTATACTTATCGATTTTAAACACACTATCTTTTTCTTTGTCTTGTTCTTTGACATTTTTCTTATTGTAGCGTCTAAGGAGAGATTGGATTCTCGCTACAAGCTCCTTTGGGTCATAGGGCTTTGAGATATAATCATCGGCTCCGGATTTAAGTGCCTCGACCTTATCATCTACATCACTTCTTGCAGAAGAGACAATAATAGGGATACTATTTTGCTTTGCTATTCTTTTACACACTTCAAGCCCATCAAGATTAGGTAATGTCAAATCGAGGAGTAAAATGTCAAAGTGTTTGGCATTTACTGCGCTCATACCTGTGTAGGGTTCATCATAATTAGTAACATTCATATCATATTGCTTAAGATAACCTGTGATAATTTCTGCTAATTCTACATCATCTTCAATCATTAAAACTTCTAGCATAATCCAAAACCTTTATTGAGTAAGTATAAAGTAAGCGGAAATTGTATAACAAAACACTTTTTAGATAGCTTAAGGGAAATACGCCTCATATAAAGCAAGACAGAAAGGAATTATAGGAGATTGAAAAAAGGAAGCTGCTCAAGTGGGGGTCTTGAGCAGCTCCATAAAGGTTTGGTTGTTTAATGTGAGTATCTAAAAACAAGGAGGAAGCTGGAGGGGGATAACCTCCTTGTTTTTGAGATGACACCCACAATGGGTTAATCCATCACCTTGCCCTATCTCATTCGGGTCAAAGGATAAGAAGCATTGTAAGTGATATTGGCAAATGTAAATTTAACAAGATTATTTTCTTAAATCATTTAATCGTTCAGCAATAATGCTAAGTTGGTATTCAAGGAAGTTAATAGTAAGGCTAAGCTTTGTTTGTAAATTATGATTCTGTGGAGCATTTAAACCTTCAAAAAGCACCAATAAACGCTCTTGGAGCATTTCTAAAAATTCATATTCCTCACGTAAAGATTCATTTGTTTTTGGAATATTTGGAATATTTTGAGGATATGCTGGAGTAGAGATAGGTGTAGTATGTATGGAGATATTTTTTTGTAAATCCATAGAATTTTCATTGGGTTGGGAGAGTTCATTAAGTGTTTCAAGTATTAAATCTTTGAGTTCCATTGCAGTAGCCACCTTTGAAATTGAAGTATATCCTCTTGTGTAGACAGCTCCATAAATATATGTTTTTGTTCTTCATTGACAGGAGGGAAATGCTTTTGTACAAGCATAAGACGTTTAATTGCTATTTGGGCTTCTTTGTTTTCTGGGCGTTCTAAGAGAATCTCCCGATATATCTTAAGCGCATCTTCTTTGAGTCCCATCATTTCATAAATTCGTGCAAGAGAAAGTGTTTTGATACTATTTGCCATATATGTCCTTTGATGGATTGCAAAAAGTATTATATAATGTTTTTATTTGCAAAGACTTTAAAAGAGCTGTATTCTATTTTGATTATCCATAACGCTCTCGCTTAGCCTTTTCGAGAAAAAATTTGGGTGGGAGATATGAAATCTTTATTTATGCTTGTAGGTTCAATTGGCAGAGAGAGAATAAGGACAGCGAGTGATTAACTTAGTGGTAAATATTACTTTATCCATCAAGCAAATCTTGAAAAATAATATGATGTTATAGGATATAGCTGAAGCTATCCAAAATGTGAGAGATAAATATATTGATAGGGTTGGTTTTTGTATTTCCAACGAATTAGATTTATTTTTAGCACTATGCGAAAAGCAGATGAAAATGGTGGAGTGTAGGGGGGTCGAACCCCTGACCTCAACGCTGCCAGCGTTGCGCTCTCCCAACTGAGCTAACACCCCGTGTTTAAAAGCCTTGATTGTGCCTATTTCTCTCTTAAAGCCTCCTTATTTAACTCATTATAATGCTTGATATATACCTCATGCATTGAATCTCGTAATTTTTCATACCATTGCTCATCTTCAAAGTTTGGCATAAAGGCGTCCATAAGCACTACTCTTGCATTATTGGTTTGTGTTTCCATAGGAGAGCTATTGTAGAGCTTGCGAGTATTAATAAGCACGGCTGGTTGGATTCTAAGCTTGAGCTTTGAAGCGAGAATCTTCGCCCCAGGCTTAAAGGGTAAAAACTCTTCCTCACCCTTACTTCTTGTCCCTTCAGGAAAAATGGCTATTGTGCGATGATTGCTAAGATGCCTTTTTGCTTCTTTAAGCAAAAAGACAATGCCATTTTTATCCTCTCTGTCAATAAGTATCATATCAGGGGCTTTAAGAGCGTGTCCATAAATTGGTATCTCACCTAGCTGTTTCTTGGCTACCCAGCATAGATTGGCTGGGTGAAATGCCTCAAAATAGATAATATCTGTTACGCTTTGATGATTGACTACCAAAAGTTGCGCGTCTTTGTCATATTCTCCTATGCGCTCTACATTTAAACCATTAAGACTAAAAAACCAGCGACATTGCTGCCTCGCCCATCTACCATTTGCCCTATTGCGCGTAATGTAAATCTGGACAATCATGATGGGTAAATAAATCGCGATTGAGAGAGTGGCAAAGAGTGCCTTAATTTTTGCTAACATATTCTTTCCTTATCCAACCAACTTTAGATTCTATAACGACTTTGTAGTAATCCTCATACTCCCCGATAATACTTACTTGTGTAGGGACTTTTACCACTTCCATAATAGTAGAATTATGTGTGGGGATAATGCTTATATTTGCTCCCACTCGTGCTATACCTGAAGTAGCACTAAAAAATATATTATAAGCTAGAATAAGTATAAGTAGAATAAGTATAGTTAAACTTATTTTGCGGATTTTTTTAAACACTATGCAAATAAGCCCAACAAATAAAATTGCCGCACCTATAAATAGATTTTTAAATATTAAAAACGTATTACGTGGTTTAATGTCCCCACCCTCATCGATTGTATTTCGCACGAGCTGAATGGGCAATGTTATATTGATAAACTGCCGTTGTGCTAAATTAAAATACTCAAAAGAGAGAGAGCGAATAGACTTATCAAGTACTACATAATAAATACCATAAGTGATGCCATCAACCACCTTGCTATTTTCTAAGCCCTGTTTAGGATACTGCGCAATTTTCATATGGCTAAGGTTGTCATTTTTGCTCTCAAATTGAAAGATAATAATATTATTTGCCTCGTCATACTCTTTCACACGATAGTCCACTACTTCCATCATATCAGCGATAACGTGATTATAATTGGGATTGTTTGAGAGTTCAATGGCTTGAAAAGTGGCACCCTGAGATACAACCTCTTCCTCATAGCTTCCATCACCTGATATAGCCTTTATGCGCAAAGGAGGGATTATTACATTTTTACCTGTAATATTATATGTATAGATATTTACTAATGTCCCATTATCGCCTGTTCTCCAATCTGGGTTTTTATTTTTTAATACTATATTGTTCTTAGAGGTGAAATCCACCAAGTCTGTGCTTACAAGCTTTGCCCCTGAAAGCAAGGTAAGAGTATATTTCACCTCAATATGTTGTCCTACATATAGGCTTGTATCTGCATTAGGAAACTGCACATTAAGGTAGGCAATCTTTGGCTTTGTATCTGCAAAAACACTCCCTATACATAGCAGCATAACTAAAATGGTATATTGTAACTTTTGTGGCATTTTATCCCTCTAATGGAATCTGCAATAAATTATCAAGCATTGCCACACCATCGCAACTGCCAAGTATAGCCTCAATGGCTCTTTCAGGGTGAGGCATAAGCCCAAAGACATTTTTATTTTCATTACACACTCCCGCGATAGCCTCTACTGAGCCATTGGGGTTATCTGTATATGTAAGCAAAATTTGTCCGTTTGCTTTAAGTTTTTCTAATCCCACTTCATCAATAAAATAATTTCCATCAGCGTGGGCTATAGGGAGCTTAAGCTCTTGATTCTTAGAATAAGAGCGTAAAAATACATTATTTTGATTAGCGACTTTTAATTTTTGCATTTTTGAAATAAAATGCAGATTCTCATTACGTATTAACGCACCGGGTAATAGCCCCGCCTCACAGAGAATTTGAAAGCCATTGCAAATCCCTAGCACATAGCCACCAGAATCTGCATAATGCTTAATAGCCTGCATAATGGGCGAAAACTGCGCGATTGCCCCACATCGCAAATAATCCCCATAACTAAAGCCTCCCGGAACTACGACAAGCTGTGCATTATCGGGCAAACTTTCATCTTTATGCCACACAATAGATACATTTGCCCCAAGTTTAGCAAAGGCATATTGCGTATCAAATTCACAATTTGTGCCCGGAAAGCGGATAACAGCTACATTCATTATAGAATCTCAATAGCATAATTTTCAATAACCACATTAGCAAGTAGCTCCTCGCACATATTTTGCACGATTTTATAAGCTTTTTGCGCATCGCTTTCATCTAAATCCAAAATAATTTCTTTTGAGAGTTTTACATTTTGCAAAGATTCAAAGCCGTGTACATACAAAGCGTGTGCAATAGCCTTTGCCTGTGGGTCAAGCACTCCCTCTTTAAGCGAAATAAGCACTTTTGCTTTCATATCCCATTCCTTATTTAGTTTCTAACATACGTCGCAAAACTTCCTCATAGGCGACTTTCACATTGCCTAAATCCTGTCTAAACCTATCCTTGTCAAGCTTTTGATTAGTAGCCTTATCCCATAAGCGACAGCTATCGGGGCTAATTTCATCGGCTAGGATAATCTCACCCTTATTATCACGTCCAAACTCAAGCTTAAAATCAACAAGTTTTAAATCCCTTTTATCAAAAAATGTCTTTAACACTTCATTAACTTTACGTGCTTGGGTTTTAAGAATCTCCAAATCACTTTGATTTTCAACCAAACCTAAGATTCTACAATGCTCATCATTAATGAGTGGGTCGCCTAACGCGTCATCTTTGTAATAAAACTCCACAAGTGTATGAGGAATCACTTTGCCATCTTCAATACCCAAACGTTTGGTGAGTGAGCCTGTGGCAATATTACGCACTACCACTTCTATGGGGATAATGGATACTTTCTTGCAAAGCATTTCATTTTCACTGAGTTGCTCTACAAAATGCGTCTTTATACCTGCTTGTTCTAAGAGTGTGAAAAGCAAAGTGCTAATGCGGCAGTTCAATGCACCTTTGCCAGATTCTGTGCCCTTTTTTTCGGCATTAAATGCAGTCAAATCATCTTTAAAAACAGCAATCACATTATTTACATCATTTGTAGCAAACAACTTCTTGCCCTTCCCCTCATAAAGCATAGTTTGTTTTTCCATCACTACTCCTTATTTACTTGGATTAAAAGTGCCTATTACATTCCACGCTTTTAATACATCAATGGCAGTCTTTAGCTGAATATCTTGGTAAATCATCGTTTGAGTAATGAGCTTTTTATCTTCATTAGCAGTTTCTGTCTTAAGATTCTGTGCGTTGATTTTATCAAGCTCTCCTTGCAAATGCCTTTTTAAATCAGATTCCTTAATGCTAAAGCTATTTTCATTCTCTGGTGCAGCCCCCGGATATACGACAATATCAGGCGTTACCCCTACCGCTTGAATCGTCCGCCCACTAGGGAGATAATATTTTGCAGTAGTGAGCTTTAGTCCCTCATTTTGGTCTAGCTGCATAACTGTCTGCACACTACCTTTGCCAAATGTCTGCTCTCCTATAAGGACGGCTCGTTTATGGTCTTGCAATGCACCCGCTACAATCTCGCTTGCACTCGCACTCCCACCATTAATAAGCACTACTACGGGTATGTCTGCATAAGGCGCACTCTTCGCCTTATATTCAATATTTTCACCTTTTGTGCGTCCCCTTTGAGTAACAATCAAACCACTTTTTATAAACAATCGACTTAAATCTACTGCTTGATCAAGCACACCACCGGGATTATTGCGTAAATCAAGGACAATACCTTTAAACTTACCGATTTGCCTTAGCTCACTTGATACATTACGTGTTACATTCTTATCAAATGAGGATATGCGCACATATACAAAATCACTATTTTGAATCTTACGCACCTTCACAGAATCTATTTTGATAATATCACGCACGATATTAAACACAAGTGGCTTTGCCTCACCTTTACGCACAATAGTGAGTTCAACCTTTGTCTTAGGCGCTCCACGCATAAGATTCACCGCATCATCAATACTCATATCAATCGTGCTTTCATCATTTACTCTTATGATAACATCACCGCTTTTTAGCCCTGCTTTATCCCCGGGTGTGCCATCAACAGGTGCGATAATGCTTAAAGCCCCATCTTTTAACCCCACGGTAATACCAATCCCGCCAAACTCGCCATCTGTGTTAGCGCGTAAGTCATCAAATTTCTTTTTGTTAAGATAATTTGAATGTGCATCAAGATTGCTTAATAACCCATCAATAGCCTTATCTACAATCTCATCAAAGCTTAATTCATCAACATAATTTTCCTCCACTATCCCCATAATACGGCGTAATTTCTTGAAGGATTCTAATTTATTGGCTTCCTGTACTTTGGGCTTGGCTTTTTGTGCTTCATCAGCCCATAATCCTACAAATAATGCCGAACTTACAAACAATGAGATAATAATACCCGCTAAAACCACTCGTGACTTATTCATTAATAAACCTTACCTTTAAGATTGTAAATTTTTATGTAGCAAAATCAAAGGGTATATTCTACCTAAAAAATTATATATTTATCTAAATTAAAAGCCAAAGTTATAGTTTAGATAAAAGCATAGAATACTCACCATTAGTAAAAATTTGTAAAGAAACGTTGCCGTTTAGAACCAAGTTTTTGACAGGATTTTTGCACAAAATTTTCATTAATGATGCCTTTATCTTGCACATCACATAAAAAATCTTGTATGACATTACGACTGACAAAAACAGGCACATAGCCCACCACTGTTCTGCTCATGATCCCCAAAAAAACACCTTTTTCATCATAAAATGCCCTACCATAGGTAAATTCTTCATAAGATTCGTGCTCTAATTCAAAGCCATACGCACGTTCTTTTTTTTGTGCAAAATCGTAATATGTAGCAGGTTTGTTAAGCTTGATACTTTGAGGGATAAATACAAATGTATTGTCCAAATAAGGATAGTATGCTTGTGTTTGGGGTGCAATAGCTGCATTTGAAGCAAACACATCAATCCCAAAACGTTTGTAGATTCTATCTTGATAATAGCTCTTAGCGCGAACTTGACAAAAGCTATCTACAAATTGTGAGACTTTCAGTAAAGCAAGTCCTGTATCTAAATCAAGTACTTTAAGTTTTAGACTTGCTACACACATCATATTTTCATTAAAATCATCTTGCATTTTAGCATACACTTTTCTAGGCACAATATCACCATTGTAGAGAATCTCCGCTGATGTGATATAAAAGCCATTTTTGAGCAATGTCCCTAGTCCTCTCTTAAATGAGCCATCAGTAAAAGAAACTTCTATGATGGCAGTGCTATAAATCCATTGTGTAGGAGCTGTGTGTTGTATGGTTTTAGAATCTAAAGCGATTTGAGAGGGAGTTTGTGCAGTGTTTATGGCGCGAGATTGTTCTTGTTTAAAGGCAGGACTTTCATTTGTATGTATTGTATCAAGATTGCTAAAAAGTTTTTGCGGGCTTTCATAGCCTTCCATTACCGCCTCTACGGAATCTTCAGAAGCATTAAGCACTCCTGCAAAACCCAAATA encodes:
- a CDS encoding toxin-antitoxin system YwqK family antitoxin is translated as MLRYIIMCLGLASVCVGIDLEIRTITKNTAGEILQGKISYIKGTEIKHGREAWYDKDGHLIEQMHFINGRKEGRELKYSHEGEVIYDANYKNNKLQGIALAYYPNNILKSEIYYDEGKIIGKARWYHENGALAKEANYNDDILEGKLIEYHTNGKVSRQYNYRNGKIEGVVKAYFPNGKIAQMSTYTNGVQNGENKQYDESGIVRLESHFANGDKIGAERSYDKNGALITERVYNTGIPKEVKVSWFYPNGKLKMQMLYQDNQALWQKAYNEQGEVNAKLDCKAENCLAGLGEISTHSGFAE
- a CDS encoding carbon-nitrogen hydrolase family protein, which codes for MNIALLQLLPLEPNNGRLKKYLQSCKKQKVQIAAFSEYIFQPFYKEITKDSKDFAKSCAKLLSHLHKLSVSYHLDIVAPILLCEKGKVYKSIALIQGERVQFYHQQRLIGYSHWNERAFFDNVLPNSPKTPLVFEKEGIKIGIIAGFEIHFDEIWLKLKSAKVDVVIMPCSNTFDSKERWRILCQARAFNNSMVILRLNAINSLSYGGVIWQFYGDSMFVNADGRIKDSLDNREGVMLVELEKLYIETIQKEWGFR
- the hemB gene encoding porphobilinogen synthase, which encodes MFRRFKRTRLKAPMRALVRETHLRKDDFIYPLFVIEGEHIKNAIPSMPDVYQMSVDNILKECEELLKLGIYHIILFGLPSHKDSCGSEALSDKGIIAKAIKAIKKHFPQMIVALDLCFCEYTDHGHCGIIDKNLNSVDNDATLEILGQQALVLASCGGDMIAPSAMMDGMVATIRAYLDKGGFTHIPIMSYSTKFASGYYGPFRDVANSAPSFGDRHSYQQDGANRREAILESLTDEAEGADILMVKPALAYLDIVRDIREHTLLPLAVYNVSGEYAMLKCAQKAGLIDYERVLLETLTGFKRAGADIIISYHSKEIAQILS
- a CDS encoding ArsS family sensor histidine kinase, which gives rise to MLKIRHSIFFKIIVLFLCALLSFFAISYYFIEDHIENENLRSELRYKQFTATINEIMQYGGNLNTIKQYLENIQFIPVEEEEIKKVLQEINKIPYGFDGIFAKAINTRDGIYILLETNDETTLYKDNSRKTYEDFYIITLIGIMLLTFVFFIVLKSLMPLKILKGQIEQFAEGNFGTQDEENTSKDEIGELYREFYKASNKIKSLNESRSLLLRSIMHELKTPITKGRIVAEMVENPTQREQLSSSFTRLNELINEFAKLEQINSQNYHINKQEFLLADLIVHAEDMLLIDANSPIAVDSPDSLIKADFDLFAIALKNLLDNAIKYSKDGKVRVYTKNDRLYTSSKGDPLTHPLEAYFKPYFKDAKKASSQGFGLGMYIIKNTLDNQDFNLSYKHENGYNIFIIHHCVVENYCLIDKKPSPLKRKNNV
- a CDS encoding response regulator transcription factor produces the protein MLEVLMIEDDVELAEIITGYLKQYDMNVTNYDEPYTGMSAVNAKHFDILLLDLTLPNLDGLEVCKRIAKQNSIPIIVSSARSDVDDKVEALKSGADDYISKPYDPKELVARIQSLLRRYNKKNVKEQDKEKDSVFKIDKYSRQVFFKDKKLELTRAEYEILTLLISKKGHVFSREAIAIESESINPESSNKSIDVIIGRLRSKIEENPKQPQYIISVRGVGYKLEA
- a CDS encoding CiaD-like domain-containing protein, whose translation is MELKDLILETLNELSQPNENSMDLQKNISIHTTPISTPAYPQNIPNIPKTNESLREEYEFLEMLQERLLVLFEGLNAPQNHNLQTKLSLTINFLEYQLSIIAERLNDLRK
- a CDS encoding tetratricopeptide repeat protein, giving the protein MANSIKTLSLARIYEMMGLKEDALKIYREILLERPENKEAQIAIKRLMLVQKHFPPVNEEQKHIFMELSTQEDILQFQRWLLQWNSKI
- a CDS encoding 1-acylglycerol-3-phosphate O-acyltransferase, whose product is MLAKIKALFATLSIAIYLPIMIVQIYITRNRANGRWARQQCRWFFSLNGLNVERIGEYDKDAQLLVVNHQSVTDIIYFEAFHPANLCWVAKKQLGEIPIYGHALKAPDMILIDREDKNGIVFLLKEAKRHLSNHRTIAIFPEGTRSKGEEEFLPFKPGAKILASKLKLRIQPAVLINTRKLYNSSPMETQTNNARVVLMDAFMPNFEDEQWYEKLRDSMHEVYIKHYNELNKEALREK
- the purQ gene encoding phosphoribosylformylglycinamidine synthase subunit PurQ, with protein sequence MNVAVIRFPGTNCEFDTQYAFAKLGANVSIVWHKDESLPDNAQLVVVPGGFSYGDYLRCGAIAQFSPIMQAIKHYADSGGYVLGICNGFQILCEAGLLPGALIRNENLHFISKMQKLKVANQNNVFLRSYSKNQELKLPIAHADGNYFIDEVGLEKLKANGQILLTYTDNPNGSVEAIAGVCNENKNVFGLMPHPERAIEAILGSCDGVAMLDNLLQIPLEG
- the purS gene encoding phosphoribosylformylglycinamidine synthase subunit PurS; this encodes MKAKVLISLKEGVLDPQAKAIAHALYVHGFESLQNVKLSKEIILDLDESDAQKAYKIVQNMCEELLANVVIENYAIEIL
- the purC gene encoding phosphoribosylaminoimidazolesuccinocarboxamide synthase, which produces MEKQTMLYEGKGKKLFATNDVNNVIAVFKDDLTAFNAEKKGTESGKGALNCRISTLLFTLLEQAGIKTHFVEQLSENEMLCKKVSIIPIEVVVRNIATGSLTKRLGIEDGKVIPHTLVEFYYKDDALGDPLINDEHCRILGLVENQSDLEILKTQARKVNEVLKTFFDKRDLKLVDFKLEFGRDNKGEIILADEISPDSCRLWDKATNQKLDKDRFRQDLGNVKVAYEEVLRRMLETK
- a CDS encoding S41 family peptidase, with product MNKSRVVLAGIIISLFVSSALFVGLWADEAQKAKPKVQEANKLESFKKLRRIMGIVEENYVDELSFDEIVDKAIDGLLSNLDAHSNYLNKKKFDDLRANTDGEFGGIGITVGLKDGALSIIAPVDGTPGDKAGLKSGDVIIRVNDESTIDMSIDDAVNLMRGAPKTKVELTIVRKGEAKPLVFNIVRDIIKIDSVKVRKIQNSDFVYVRISSFDKNVTRNVSSELRQIGKFKGIVLDLRNNPGGVLDQAVDLSRLFIKSGLIVTQRGRTKGENIEYKAKSAPYADIPVVVLINGGSASASEIVAGALQDHKRAVLIGEQTFGKGSVQTVMQLDQNEGLKLTTAKYYLPSGRTIQAVGVTPDIVVYPGAAPENENSFSIKESDLKRHLQGELDKINAQNLKTETANEDKKLITQTMIYQDIQLKTAIDVLKAWNVIGTFNPSK